A genomic window from Streptomyces sp. MST-110588 includes:
- a CDS encoding immune inhibitor A domain-containing protein translates to MREQKRVFRPVALITAAAAIGASALSTGLAQADSVRPFASVQRQDPTSSAQRAVDHDLKGPYSEQQTAQRKEALQQVLSGDAEAERRGASEVVKLTKGKDKGKYVELARKKTDRIFTILADFGDKVDDTTMYDPDGDGPKPPVKKYGGRPGPAHNQIAKPDRAKDNSTAWQKDYNRAHFQDLYFSHDKKKESLAKYYEKQSSGRYSVAGQVSDWVRVPWNEARYGSNYCGSTNCPSAWDLVRDGVNQWVKDQKAKGRTDAQIKADLSTYDQWDRYDHDGDGNFNEPDGYIDHFQIVHAGEDESAGGGAQGTDAIWAHRWYAYGSDSGKTGPAGNKAGGTQIGDTGIWVGDYTMQPENGGLGVFAHEYGHDLGLPDEYDTTGKGESSVEYWSLMSSGSWLGRGKDTIGDLPGDMSAWDKLQLGWLNYAKAKAGKKSTHKLGVAEYNTKNKQALVVELPAKTRTTEIVKPAEGATQWWSGMGDDLKNTLTRPVDLTGKKQASLTLKGWWDIEENYDYLYAEVSTDGGANWTPLDGTADGKAIGRDGSNQPALSGTSGAYKDLVYPLDAYAGKKFDLRFRYRTDGGTSLKGFAADTVAVVADGKPLFTDNAESGDNGWTAKGFSRIGASFTKSYPQYYIAENRRYVSYDKTLKSGPYNFGFPDRRGWVEHFPYQDGVLLWLWDTSQPDNNVSQHPGHGLILPVDAHPKAEKWADGKVMSNRFQAYDSTFGRDRTDALTLHKGGQTSKIKSKPGVTVFDDHKGVYTDPENPTGGVTVADTNTRIRILKEAHDGSTVILQVGPSTR, encoded by the coding sequence GTGAGAGAACAGAAGAGGGTGTTCAGACCGGTCGCCCTGATCACGGCAGCAGCCGCGATCGGGGCGTCCGCTTTGTCGACCGGGCTGGCCCAGGCCGATAGCGTACGGCCGTTCGCGTCCGTCCAGCGACAGGACCCCACCTCCTCCGCCCAGCGGGCCGTGGACCACGATCTCAAGGGCCCCTACAGCGAACAGCAGACCGCACAGCGCAAGGAAGCGCTCCAGCAGGTGCTGTCCGGTGACGCCGAGGCGGAGCGGCGCGGCGCCTCCGAGGTCGTCAAGCTGACCAAGGGCAAGGACAAGGGCAAGTACGTCGAACTGGCACGGAAGAAGACCGACCGGATCTTCACGATCCTGGCCGACTTCGGCGACAAGGTCGACGACACCACGATGTACGACCCGGACGGCGACGGACCCAAGCCGCCCGTCAAGAAGTACGGTGGCCGGCCCGGCCCCGCGCACAACCAGATAGCCAAGCCCGACCGGGCGAAGGACAACAGCACCGCGTGGCAGAAGGACTACAACCGCGCGCACTTCCAGGACCTGTACTTCTCGCACGACAAGAAGAAGGAGTCCCTGGCCAAGTACTACGAGAAGCAGTCCTCGGGCCGCTACTCCGTGGCCGGCCAGGTCTCCGACTGGGTCCGCGTGCCCTGGAACGAGGCGCGGTACGGCTCCAACTACTGCGGCTCCACCAACTGCCCCAGCGCCTGGGACCTGGTCCGTGACGGCGTCAACCAGTGGGTCAAGGACCAGAAGGCCAAGGGCCGCACCGACGCCCAGATCAAGGCCGACCTGTCCACGTACGACCAGTGGGACCGCTACGACCACGACGGCGACGGCAACTTCAACGAGCCCGACGGTTACATCGACCACTTCCAGATCGTGCACGCGGGCGAGGACGAGTCCGCGGGCGGCGGCGCGCAGGGCACCGACGCCATCTGGGCGCACCGCTGGTACGCGTACGGCTCGGACTCCGGCAAGACCGGCCCGGCCGGCAACAAGGCCGGCGGTACCCAGATCGGGGACACCGGCATATGGGTCGGCGACTACACGATGCAGCCGGAGAACGGCGGACTGGGCGTCTTCGCCCACGAGTACGGCCACGACCTGGGCCTGCCCGACGAGTACGACACCACCGGCAAGGGTGAGTCCTCGGTGGAGTACTGGTCGCTGATGTCCTCCGGCTCCTGGCTCGGCCGCGGCAAGGACACCATCGGCGACCTCCCCGGCGACATGAGCGCCTGGGACAAGCTCCAGCTCGGCTGGCTCAACTACGCCAAGGCCAAGGCCGGCAAGAAGTCCACGCACAAGCTGGGCGTCGCCGAGTACAACACCAAGAACAAGCAGGCCCTGGTGGTCGAACTGCCCGCCAAGACCCGTACCACCGAGATCGTCAAGCCGGCCGAGGGCGCCACGCAGTGGTGGAGCGGCATGGGTGACGACCTGAAGAACACCCTGACGCGCCCGGTGGACCTCACCGGGAAGAAGCAGGCGTCCCTCACGCTCAAGGGCTGGTGGGACATCGAGGAGAACTACGACTACCTGTACGCCGAGGTGTCCACCGACGGCGGCGCCAACTGGACCCCGCTGGACGGCACCGCCGACGGCAAGGCCATCGGCCGGGACGGCAGCAACCAGCCCGCGCTGAGCGGCACGTCGGGCGCGTACAAGGACCTCGTCTACCCGCTGGACGCCTACGCGGGCAAGAAGTTCGACCTCCGCTTCCGCTACCGGACCGACGGCGGCACCTCGCTGAAGGGCTTCGCGGCCGACACCGTCGCCGTCGTCGCCGACGGCAAGCCGCTGTTCACCGACAACGCCGAGAGCGGCGACAACGGCTGGACGGCCAAGGGCTTCTCGCGGATCGGCGCCTCGTTCACCAAGAGCTACCCGCAGTACTACATCGCCGAGAACCGCCGGTACGTCTCCTACGACAAGACCCTCAAGTCCGGCCCGTACAACTTCGGCTTCCCCGACCGCCGCGGCTGGGTCGAGCACTTCCCCTATCAGGATGGCGTGCTGCTCTGGCTGTGGGACACCTCCCAGCCGGACAACAACGTCAGCCAGCACCCGGGCCACGGGCTGATCCTCCCGGTGGACGCCCACCCCAAGGCCGAGAAGTGGGCCGACGGCAAGGTGATGTCCAACCGCTTCCAGGCGTACGACTCGACCTTCGGCCGGGACCGCACGGACGCGCTGACGCTCCACAAGGGCGGCCAGACCAGCAAGATCAAGTCCAAGCCCGGGGTGACGGTCTTCGACGACCACAAGGGTGTCTACACCGACCCGGAGAACCCGACCGGTGGCGTGACCGTTGCTGACACCAACACCCGCATCAGGATCCTCAAGGAAGCCCATGACGGCTCCACGGTGATCCTCCAGGTGGGTCCCTCCACCCGGTAA
- a CDS encoding isochorismatase family protein yields MHRALIVVDVQNDFCEGGSLAVAGGADVAAAITDLVGQAAGSCYRHVVATRDHHIDPGDHFSDRPDYEHSWPVHCVAGTEGGGFHPNFAPAVASGAVDAVFDKGAHTAAYSGFEGADENGRLLADWLRDHRVSEVDVVGIATDHCVRATALDAVREGFRTQVLLDLTAGVARRTTEAALKELQQAAVELSGKPVLITD; encoded by the coding sequence ATGCACCGGGCATTGATCGTCGTCGATGTGCAGAACGACTTCTGTGAGGGCGGCAGCCTCGCGGTGGCGGGAGGTGCGGACGTCGCCGCCGCCATCACGGACCTGGTGGGGCAGGCGGCCGGGAGCTGCTACCGGCACGTCGTGGCGACCCGTGACCACCACATCGATCCGGGCGACCACTTCTCCGACCGGCCGGACTACGAGCATTCGTGGCCGGTCCACTGCGTGGCGGGCACGGAGGGCGGCGGCTTCCATCCCAACTTCGCGCCGGCCGTCGCCTCGGGCGCCGTCGACGCGGTCTTCGACAAGGGCGCCCACACCGCCGCGTACAGCGGCTTCGAGGGGGCGGACGAGAATGGCCGGCTGCTCGCGGACTGGCTGCGCGACCACCGTGTGAGCGAGGTGGACGTGGTCGGGATCGCCACCGATCACTGCGTACGGGCCACGGCCCTGGATGCCGTACGGGAAGGTTTCCGCACGCAGGTGCTGCTGGACCTGACGGCGGGGGTGGCCCGGCGGACGACCGAGGCGGCGCTCAAGGAGCTCCAGCAGGCGGCGGTGGAACTGTCCGGGAAGCCGGTGCTCATCACGGACTGA
- a CDS encoding nicotinate phosphoribosyltransferase has protein sequence MNTADLGLPVAVPSTALFTDQYELTMLQAALRGGTAERRSVFEVFTRRLPEGRRYGVVAGTGRVLDAVENFRFDPTILDFLRGRGILDEPTLSWLADFRFRGDIWGYPEGEVYFPGSPVMRVEGTFAEAVLLETVILSILNHDSAVAAAASRMAVAAGDRPLIEMGARRTHELSAVAAARAAYVGGFHSTSDLAAGFRYNIPTVGTSAHAFTLLHDSERDAFTAQVESLGSGTTLLVDTYDVAEAVRTAVEVAGPGLGAVRIDSGDLLLLAHRVRQQLDELGAKNTKIVVTSDLDEYAIASLAAAPVDAYGVGTQVVTGSGHPTCSMVYKLVARADSDDPDAPLRPVAKKSMGAKTSLGGRKWSARRLDEDGIAEAEVIGTGPVPPELAGRELAVPLVREGRVVAREPLEAARERHTAALAGLPMSAMQLSRGEAVLPTEYA, from the coding sequence ATGAACACAGCAGACCTGGGGCTGCCGGTGGCCGTGCCGTCGACTGCGCTCTTCACCGACCAGTACGAACTCACCATGCTGCAGGCGGCGCTGCGCGGCGGGACCGCCGAGCGCCGCTCGGTCTTCGAGGTCTTCACCCGCCGCCTGCCCGAAGGCCGCCGCTACGGCGTGGTGGCCGGTACGGGCCGGGTCCTGGACGCGGTGGAGAACTTCCGCTTCGACCCGACGATCCTGGACTTCCTGCGGGGCCGCGGCATCCTCGACGAGCCCACGCTCTCCTGGCTGGCCGACTTCCGCTTCCGCGGCGACATTTGGGGCTATCCGGAGGGCGAGGTCTACTTCCCCGGCTCCCCCGTCATGCGGGTGGAGGGCACCTTCGCCGAGGCGGTGCTGCTGGAGACGGTGATCCTCTCGATCCTCAACCACGACTCGGCGGTGGCCGCGGCGGCCTCCCGTATGGCCGTGGCGGCAGGTGACCGCCCGCTGATCGAGATGGGCGCCCGGCGCACCCATGAGCTGTCCGCGGTGGCCGCGGCCCGCGCGGCGTACGTCGGCGGCTTCCACTCCACCTCCGACCTGGCGGCCGGCTTCCGCTACAACATTCCCACCGTCGGCACCAGCGCACACGCCTTCACTCTTTTGCACGACAGCGAGCGGGACGCCTTCACCGCGCAGGTCGAGTCGCTGGGCAGCGGTACGACCCTGCTCGTGGACACCTACGACGTGGCCGAGGCGGTCCGTACGGCCGTGGAGGTGGCGGGTCCGGGCCTGGGCGCCGTACGGATCGACTCCGGCGACCTGCTGCTGCTCGCGCACCGGGTGCGCCAGCAGTTGGACGAGCTGGGCGCCAAGAACACCAAGATCGTGGTGACCAGCGACCTGGACGAGTACGCCATCGCCTCGCTGGCCGCCGCGCCGGTGGACGCCTACGGCGTCGGCACCCAGGTCGTGACCGGCAGCGGCCACCCCACCTGTTCGATGGTCTACAAGCTCGTGGCGCGCGCCGACAGCGACGATCCGGACGCCCCGCTGCGGCCGGTGGCCAAGAAGTCGATGGGCGCCAAGACCTCGCTCGGCGGCCGGAAGTGGTCCGCGCGGCGGCTGGACGAGGACGGGATCGCCGAGGCGGAGGTCATCGGCACGGGGCCGGTGCCGCCGGAGCTGGCCGGGCGGGAGCTGGCGGTGCCGCTGGTGCGCGAGGGGCGGGTGGTGGCCCGCGAGCCGCTGGAGGCCGCCCGCGAGCGGCACACCGCCGCGCTGGCGGGGCTGCCGATGTCGGCGATGCAGCTCTCGCGCGGCGAGGCCGTGCTGCCCACCGAGTACGCCTGA
- the clpS gene encoding ATP-dependent Clp protease adapter ClpS, producing the protein MPTEIERPEAGEAPVEALEPDLPWVTVVHNDPVNLMSYVAYVFQSYFGYSKDKARQLMLDVHHKGRAVVSSGSREEMERDVQAMHGYGLWATLQQDR; encoded by the coding sequence GTGCCCACGGAGATCGAGCGCCCCGAGGCCGGTGAGGCACCCGTGGAGGCGCTGGAACCGGACCTCCCCTGGGTCACGGTCGTGCACAACGACCCGGTCAACCTCATGAGCTACGTGGCGTACGTGTTCCAGTCCTACTTCGGCTACTCAAAGGACAAGGCCCGCCAACTCATGCTCGACGTCCATCACAAGGGCCGCGCGGTGGTCTCCAGCGGCAGCCGCGAAGAAATGGAGCGCGACGTGCAGGCCATGCACGGCTACGGCCTGTGGGCGACCCTTCAGCAGGACCGCTGA
- a CDS encoding DUF2017 domain-containing protein, whose product MAGHFEPLPGGGAAAPLDEVEISILRSLAVQLLELIGPGEEPVENEDPLAALFSEGPSEPPSDPALARLFPDAYGGPDVVPDDDTHAASAEFRRYTENDLRARKREDALAVVRALDALLPDGRTPTASETATHSPSAPTGPGGAVLRLKPDESRQWLGALNDLRLAIGTRLEVTDEDDGGELLRLPDADPRKPMVMAYLWLGALQESLVETLLPD is encoded by the coding sequence ATGGCCGGCCACTTCGAGCCCCTGCCGGGCGGCGGTGCCGCCGCCCCCCTCGACGAGGTCGAGATCTCCATCCTGCGCAGCCTGGCCGTACAGCTCCTGGAGCTGATCGGGCCCGGCGAGGAGCCCGTCGAGAACGAGGACCCGCTCGCCGCGCTCTTCTCGGAGGGCCCCAGCGAGCCGCCCTCCGACCCGGCGCTGGCCCGCCTCTTCCCCGACGCGTACGGCGGCCCCGACGTCGTCCCGGACGACGACACCCACGCCGCCTCCGCGGAGTTCCGCCGCTACACGGAGAACGACCTCCGCGCCCGCAAACGCGAGGACGCCCTCGCCGTCGTACGGGCCCTGGACGCCCTCCTCCCCGACGGCAGAACCCCCACGGCCTCCGAAACCGCCACCCACAGCCCCAGCGCCCCCACCGGCCCCGGCGGCGCGGTACTCCGCCTCAAGCCGGACGAGAGCCGCCAGTGGCTCGGTGCCCTCAACGACCTCCGCCTGGCCATCGGCACCCGCCTGGAAGTCACCGACGAGGACGACGGCGGCGAACTCCTCCGCCTCCCCGACGCCGACCCCCGCAAGCCCATGGTCATGGCCTACCTGTGGCTGGGCGCCCTCCAGGAGTCCCTGGTGGAAACCCTCCTCCCCGACTAA
- a CDS encoding amino acid permease: MTSVQVDKQHDGNEAAGSAPEEGYQRGLGNRQIQMIAIGGAIGTGLFLGAGKAISKAGPSIILAYAIVGLVIFFIMRALGELLMYRPVSGSFSEYAREFLGPFMGFVTGWTYWLFWVVTGITEVTAAATYVQYWNKGIPQWAAALVFTVALFGINLISVKLFGELEFWFSMVKVTAIIGMILIGLGVIILGFSDAGDTASFSLLWSDGGFFPKGIGGTLMTLQIVMFAFLAVELVGVTAGEATNPKKVLPQAINTVPWRIGLFYIGALIIILSVVSWTVFEPGVSPFVAAFAKIGLPAGAGIVNFVVLTAALSSANSGMYSTGRMLRDLALNGQGPKLFTYLSKNGLPTRGTAVSVAMMLVGVWINYQWPGEAFNYVVSFATISGMWAWVVILLSQLRYRAKANRGELPQSEFKAPGAPYTSIFALAFIAMVVVMMGVDKDARISLYAAPVWALILGVGYLALRSRNPDAFAAGKGGDRAGQTGQEAVKRGTKG; this comes from the coding sequence ATGACCTCAGTGCAGGTCGACAAGCAACACGACGGCAACGAGGCCGCAGGTTCCGCCCCGGAAGAGGGCTACCAGCGGGGTCTGGGCAACCGACAGATCCAGATGATCGCCATTGGTGGCGCCATCGGAACGGGCCTGTTCCTCGGAGCGGGCAAGGCGATCTCCAAGGCCGGCCCCAGCATCATCCTCGCCTACGCGATCGTGGGCCTGGTCATCTTCTTCATCATGCGGGCCCTGGGCGAGCTGCTCATGTACCGGCCGGTGTCGGGTTCCTTCTCGGAGTACGCCCGCGAGTTCCTCGGCCCGTTCATGGGGTTTGTGACCGGCTGGACGTACTGGCTCTTCTGGGTCGTCACCGGCATCACGGAAGTGACCGCAGCGGCCACCTATGTGCAGTACTGGAACAAGGGCATACCTCAATGGGCCGCCGCGCTGGTCTTCACGGTGGCGCTCTTCGGCATCAACCTGATCTCCGTCAAGCTCTTCGGTGAGCTGGAGTTCTGGTTCTCGATGGTCAAGGTCACCGCGATCATCGGCATGATCCTCATCGGTCTCGGCGTGATCATCCTGGGCTTCTCCGACGCCGGTGACACCGCTTCCTTCAGCCTCCTGTGGTCCGACGGCGGATTCTTCCCCAAGGGCATCGGCGGGACGCTGATGACCCTGCAGATCGTGATGTTCGCCTTCCTCGCCGTCGAGCTCGTCGGCGTCACCGCGGGCGAGGCGACCAACCCCAAGAAGGTCCTTCCGCAGGCCATCAACACCGTGCCGTGGCGGATCGGCCTCTTCTACATCGGCGCGCTCATCATCATCCTGTCCGTCGTGAGCTGGACGGTCTTCGAGCCGGGCGTCAGCCCCTTCGTCGCCGCCTTCGCCAAGATCGGCCTCCCGGCGGGCGCGGGCATCGTCAACTTCGTGGTGCTCACCGCCGCGCTCTCCTCGGCCAACTCCGGCATGTACTCCACCGGCCGGATGCTGCGCGACCTGGCCCTCAACGGCCAGGGCCCCAAGCTCTTCACCTACCTGAGCAAGAACGGCCTGCCGACCCGCGGTACCGCCGTCTCGGTGGCGATGATGCTGGTCGGCGTCTGGATCAACTACCAGTGGCCGGGCGAGGCGTTCAACTACGTCGTCTCCTTCGCGACCATCTCCGGTATGTGGGCCTGGGTCGTCATCCTGCTCTCCCAGCTCCGCTACCGCGCCAAGGCCAACCGCGGCGAGCTGCCGCAGTCCGAGTTCAAGGCACCCGGTGCCCCCTACACCTCGATCTTCGCGCTGGCCTTCATCGCCATGGTCGTCGTGATGATGGGTGTCGACAAGGACGCCCGGATCTCGCTGTACGCGGCTCCGGTCTGGGCGCTGATCCTCGGCGTCGGCTACCTGGCCCTGCGGTCCCGTAACCCCGACGCCTTCGCCGCGGGCAAGGGCGGCGACCGGGCAGGCCAGACGGGTCAGGAGGCCGTGAAGCGGGGTACGAAGGGCTGA
- a CDS encoding M67 family metallopeptidase: MLTLTKALYDQIVEHARQDHPDEACGVVAGPAGSGRPERFIPMLNAARSPTFYEFDSADLLKLYREMDDRDEEPVIIYHSHTATEAYPSRTDISYANEPGAHYVLVSTADTDDAGPFQFRSFRIVDGVITEEDVEVVDAYA; the protein is encoded by the coding sequence ATGCTGACCCTCACCAAGGCCCTGTACGACCAGATCGTCGAGCACGCCCGCCAGGACCACCCCGACGAGGCGTGCGGCGTGGTCGCGGGCCCGGCCGGCAGCGGCCGTCCCGAGCGGTTCATCCCCATGCTCAACGCCGCCCGCTCGCCCACCTTCTACGAGTTCGACTCCGCCGACCTGCTCAAGCTCTACCGCGAGATGGACGACCGGGACGAGGAGCCCGTGATCATCTATCACTCGCACACCGCGACCGAGGCATACCCCTCCCGTACGGACATCTCCTACGCCAACGAGCCGGGCGCCCACTACGTCCTGGTCTCCACCGCCGACACCGATGACGCCGGCCCCTTCCAGTTCCGCTCGTTCCGCATCGTGGACGGCGTGATCACGGAGGAAGACGTCGAGGTCGTGGACGCGTACGCCTGA
- a CDS encoding ABC transporter substrate-binding protein — protein MSRRRTFIAAALLVPLTACGTPQSGDDGKAPTAKKAGFPYTVTNCGVRTTFKAPPERVVTMNQHVTEVMLALGLKDRLVGTAYLDDKVLPRFEKDYKSVKVLAAKYPSYETLLGANPDFVYGGYASAFDKQEGRDRADLEKAGIATRMNVEGCPGGKATGMARLRQEIRETGATFGVPERAEALIKEADAAIAGTEKALKGVRPLRTVVYDSGDTAAFTAGGKGIGNEIIGLAGGENVFADLDRTFGDVSWEQVVQRRPEVILIYDYGGTSVAAKKKRLLEDPALADVPAVKNKRFAVLPLSSVVLGVRVPDAVDALARQLHPEAFKKPVAGEKTAADAAETATAETARR, from the coding sequence ATGTCCCGGCGTCGTACGTTCATCGCCGCCGCCCTGCTCGTCCCGCTCACGGCCTGCGGTACCCCGCAGTCCGGCGACGACGGCAAGGCGCCCACCGCCAAGAAGGCGGGCTTCCCGTACACCGTCACCAACTGTGGCGTACGGACCACCTTCAAGGCCCCGCCCGAGCGCGTCGTCACGATGAACCAGCACGTCACCGAGGTGATGCTGGCCCTCGGTCTCAAGGACCGGCTGGTCGGCACCGCCTACCTCGACGACAAGGTGCTGCCGCGCTTCGAGAAGGACTACAAGAGCGTCAAGGTCCTCGCCGCCAAATACCCGTCGTACGAGACGCTGCTCGGCGCCAACCCCGACTTCGTCTACGGCGGCTATGCCAGCGCCTTCGACAAGCAGGAGGGCCGCGACCGGGCCGATCTGGAGAAGGCCGGGATCGCCACCCGCATGAACGTGGAGGGCTGCCCCGGCGGCAAGGCCACCGGCATGGCGCGGCTCCGCCAGGAGATCCGGGAGACCGGCGCCACCTTCGGCGTCCCCGAGCGCGCCGAGGCGCTGATCAAGGAGGCCGACGCCGCGATCGCCGGCACCGAGAAGGCGCTCAAGGGCGTCCGGCCGCTCCGTACGGTGGTGTACGACAGCGGCGACACCGCGGCCTTCACCGCCGGCGGCAAGGGCATCGGCAACGAGATCATCGGCCTGGCGGGCGGCGAGAACGTCTTCGCCGACCTGGACCGGACCTTCGGGGACGTCTCCTGGGAGCAGGTCGTCCAGCGCAGGCCGGAGGTCATCCTCATCTACGACTACGGCGGTACGAGCGTGGCCGCCAAGAAGAAGCGCCTCCTGGAGGACCCGGCGCTCGCCGACGTCCCCGCCGTGAAGAACAAGCGCTTCGCGGTGCTGCCGCTGTCCAGTGTGGTGCTGGGTGTACGTGTCCCCGACGCGGTCGACGCCCTGGCCCGGCAACTGCACCCCGAGGCCTTCAAGAAGCCGGTCGCCGGTGAGAAGACCGCGGCGGACGCAGCGGAGACGGCCACAGCGGAAACGGCTCGGCGGTGA
- a CDS encoding iron ABC transporter permease yields the protein MRLTLTVGGLLAVLLAATLAGLALGAVRIPPADVLRALTGGAEPGPFTTIVRDVRLPRIVLGAVVGAGLAVIGTVLQALVRNPLADPFLLGVSSGASTGAVLVVVLGIGTGVATTVSMPLGAFAGSLGALVVVYAMARRGGTMTTGRLVLAGVAVQYILTALTSLVLVTAAEAEHFRAIVFWTLGGLGQARWDSLPLPAAVLLAGLALLIALARPLDLLLVGEEGATVLGLDTGRFRAAVFVLASLVTGVLVAVSGSIGFVGLMVPHAARMVVGASHRVLLPVVALAGAAFVVLADLLARTVAAPQEIPVGVVTALAGGPFFLWMLRRNSRAEGVTA from the coding sequence CTGCGCCTCACCCTGACCGTCGGCGGGCTCCTGGCGGTACTCCTGGCGGCGACCCTGGCCGGCCTGGCCCTCGGCGCCGTCCGCATCCCGCCCGCCGACGTCCTGCGCGCCCTGACCGGCGGCGCGGAGCCGGGCCCGTTCACCACGATCGTGCGCGACGTACGGCTGCCGCGGATCGTGCTGGGCGCCGTGGTCGGCGCCGGTCTGGCCGTCATCGGTACGGTGCTCCAGGCCCTGGTCCGCAACCCGCTCGCCGACCCCTTCCTGCTCGGCGTCTCCTCCGGCGCGTCCACCGGCGCGGTGCTGGTCGTGGTCCTGGGCATCGGCACCGGCGTGGCGACCACCGTCTCCATGCCGCTGGGCGCCTTCGCCGGCTCGCTGGGCGCGCTGGTCGTCGTCTACGCGATGGCCCGGCGCGGCGGCACCATGACCACCGGGCGGCTGGTGCTGGCGGGCGTCGCGGTCCAGTACATCCTCACCGCCCTCACCAGCCTGGTCCTGGTGACCGCCGCCGAGGCCGAGCACTTCCGGGCCATCGTCTTCTGGACCCTCGGCGGGCTCGGCCAGGCCCGCTGGGACAGCCTGCCGCTGCCCGCCGCCGTCCTGCTAGCCGGGCTCGCGCTGCTCATCGCGCTGGCCCGGCCGCTGGACCTGCTGCTGGTGGGGGAGGAGGGCGCCACCGTCCTCGGGCTGGACACCGGGCGCTTCCGGGCCGCGGTGTTCGTACTGGCCTCGCTGGTCACCGGCGTGCTGGTGGCGGTCAGCGGCTCGATCGGCTTCGTCGGCCTGATGGTGCCGCACGCCGCCCGTATGGTCGTCGGTGCCTCGCACCGCGTACTGCTGCCGGTCGTCGCGCTGGCCGGCGCCGCCTTCGTCGTCCTGGCCGACCTGCTGGCCCGTACGGTCGCCGCGCCGCAGGAGATCCCGGTAGGCGTCGTCACGGCGCTGGCCGGCGGCCCCTTCTTCCTGTGGATGCTGCGCCGGAACTCCCGTGCGGAAGGGGTTACGGCATGA
- a CDS encoding ABC transporter ATP-binding protein has product MPSPAALRTEGLSYGIDGRRLVDAVDLDVVPGETVGLVGPNGSGKTTLLRCVYGTLAATHGRVLLDGEDLARVTAKARARRIATVPQDSVGGFELTVREVVAMGRSPHKRFWEADNARDAAAVGRALDRVGVAELAERPFAGLSGGERQRVLVARALVQQPALLVLDEPTNHLDVRYQLEILSLVRGLGTTNLLALHDLNLAAYYCDRLYVLRAGRVVAHGTPRDVLTAELLAEVYGVAAEVGVHPVTGAPTVVYLPPEHRPAPEHRLTPEHRPRAAEEPR; this is encoded by the coding sequence ATGCCGTCTCCCGCCGCGCTGCGCACCGAAGGGCTCTCGTACGGGATCGACGGCCGGCGCCTGGTCGACGCCGTCGACCTGGATGTCGTGCCGGGCGAGACGGTCGGCCTGGTCGGGCCCAACGGCAGCGGCAAGACGACCCTCTTGCGCTGCGTCTACGGCACCCTGGCCGCCACCCACGGCCGGGTCCTGCTGGACGGCGAGGACCTCGCGCGGGTCACCGCCAAGGCGCGCGCCCGGCGCATCGCGACCGTTCCCCAGGACAGCGTCGGCGGCTTCGAACTGACCGTACGCGAGGTGGTCGCCATGGGCCGCTCCCCGCACAAGAGGTTCTGGGAGGCCGACAACGCGCGGGACGCGGCGGCGGTCGGGCGGGCGCTGGACCGGGTCGGCGTCGCGGAGCTGGCGGAGCGGCCGTTCGCCGGGCTCTCCGGCGGCGAACGCCAGCGTGTCCTGGTGGCACGGGCGCTGGTCCAGCAGCCGGCCCTGCTGGTGCTGGACGAGCCGACCAACCACCTCGACGTCCGCTACCAGTTGGAGATCCTCTCCCTGGTACGGGGCCTGGGCACCACCAACCTGCTGGCGCTGCACGACCTCAACCTCGCCGCGTACTACTGCGACCGCCTCTATGTCCTGCGGGCGGGTCGGGTCGTCGCCCACGGCACTCCGCGGGACGTCCTCACCGCCGAACTGCTGGCCGAGGTGTACGGGGTGGCCGCGGAGGTCGGCGTCCACCCGGTCACGGGCGCGCCGACGGTGGTCTACCTGCCACCGGAACACCGGCCGGCACCGGAACACCGGCTGACACCGGAACACCGGCCGCGAGCGGCGGAGGAGCCGCGGTGA